A stretch of Nitrospinaceae bacterium DNA encodes these proteins:
- a CDS encoding ABC transporter ATP-binding protein yields MSLVEIDKLVKSFGAEVAVAGIDLNVDKGEFVTLLGPSGCGKTTTLRCIAGLERPDSGEIRIEGEPITSPDKGIHLTPEDRNLGMVFQSYAVWPHMTVFDNVAFGLKIRNISKRETQEKTNKALELVGLGQLGERYATKLSGGQRQRVALARAIVYNPRVVLFDEPLSNLDAKLREQMRIELVRLQHEVGITSVYVTHDQAEALVMSDRVVVMNKGVIQQIDDPETIYSRPANAFVASFIGVANLLEGKILSREGNVTVAEIPAENDSPLRLHAIGAEGAQAGQSVILSLRPEDVTLHIEAPASPGPNLMEGEIIDTIYQGNFLDCQVRVGPHEIGVQMDHFELLDSGQKVFLTFEPDHGLFLTE; encoded by the coding sequence AAGGGCGAATTTGTCACCCTCCTGGGCCCCTCTGGCTGCGGCAAAACCACCACTCTTCGCTGCATTGCGGGGCTTGAGCGCCCCGACTCAGGGGAAATACGAATCGAAGGCGAGCCCATCACCTCGCCCGATAAGGGAATCCACCTCACACCCGAGGACAGGAACCTCGGGATGGTGTTCCAGAGCTACGCCGTCTGGCCCCACATGACGGTATTCGACAACGTGGCCTTTGGCCTCAAAATCCGCAACATTAGCAAACGTGAAACCCAGGAGAAAACCAACAAGGCGCTTGAGCTTGTTGGCCTTGGCCAACTCGGCGAGCGTTATGCGACGAAACTCTCTGGTGGCCAGCGACAACGAGTTGCTCTCGCTCGCGCCATCGTCTACAACCCGCGCGTCGTCCTATTCGATGAACCTCTCTCGAACCTGGATGCGAAGCTGCGCGAGCAGATGCGTATTGAACTCGTTCGACTTCAGCACGAAGTGGGCATCACCTCGGTCTACGTCACCCACGATCAGGCCGAGGCCCTTGTCATGAGCGACAGAGTCGTAGTCATGAACAAAGGCGTCATCCAGCAAATTGACGATCCTGAGACAATATATTCTCGTCCGGCAAACGCCTTCGTGGCCAGCTTTATCGGTGTGGCTAACCTTTTGGAAGGCAAAATCTTAAGCCGGGAGGGCAATGTCACCGTGGCAGAAATCCCCGCCGAGAACGACTCGCCCCTACGGCTCCATGCCATTGGCGCCGAGGGCGCCCAGGCTGGCCAGAGTGTCATCCTGAGCCTTCGGCCCGAGGATGTGACCCTTCATATTGAGGCGCCCGCCTCACCGGGCCCCAACCTCATGGAGGGCGAAATCATCGACACCATTTATCAGGGAAATTTCCTCGATTGCCAGGTACGTGTCGGACCCCACGAAATAGGGGTCCAGATGGATCATTTTGAGCTACTCGATTCGGGTCAGAAAGTTTTTCTCACCTTTGAGCCAGACCACGGCCTTTTCCTCACGGAATAA